Proteins co-encoded in one Cupriavidus metallidurans CH34 genomic window:
- a CDS encoding tetratricopeptide repeat protein — MSSNKSKSAAAPERERLLPPALVLTFTAIVGVGLALMFPRETLRERLLGQGRAVDGLTVAYLEAWSRVAPNDTNFMSVLAEQYARSGRLDDAETMLERMLAVKGQDLTGQILRTRIEITQQRAYAAQPDSAERAERLAMMDGLLKDATTPEMLRAWSVADLQTLATQSRQVGNAAAAVKLFRELSVRDPANVDFYNRQLAGIALAGGNYRDSARALFEAQARAKNLYEQRTLFLQALQTLQAGNLLDEALAEAERHGGKLLDDAEVLRYLTRLALAANKPDIAAKYVERLLKLSANRPTKSTQLAQAERQRNLRRVSDTEPWLARGVVFLDGPHGLALREQVGEFGLRRVAAEAIPASGVVTKPATRDITQAEAQETAKSEVATAVANGKTFNPDDYDLAYRVFLAAGKLDQAQRVAQTAVDKLPNDAVWRERLAQVAEWNRQPMVALQSWLKYAQETNDERAWNNVMRLAPGLNDDRAYLAALRHRAAGGDLKTIDEVVAAYERLGEPEAGMAFLDGLANGPNGRQVMERNAELAERAGKDDRAFELYGQLEKRFGARPLYALKRANILFVRGRLDQAMDAMLPARDKAGTQDLLYWRTYTQLARLTQRDDLLKEGYRQMMISMAKSHDDHCMAMPPGAARNDCLAEVRDTEDDDFANLIEYYDRWPIDAGRIAEAGWRKNGKLDELQLAMYYYTRAHAYIRIEQMLASLTPEQTRQAESSAGFLMRRAEYWRATGNHERALADLRHAIGQADADSETYGALLWALVDMGTDTEVRAVMLRLKPEAENDPSLWGAYAAGAMRFQDGRTALHFLRKMQRGKSADPLWLGVTADACEAIGQTDLAWRIRREAWVELHRTWAVGGAKWAEESAGDEYADEDEEDAQGRPARSDLRRQMIALGQIFASADVSRGLVVEMLRRDRESVAARQAAPSDPKSPSQLGNVPGLSPLEVTPPPALVERERRRQAQLTAASREVALAWAMSSESNELARAWLARQYAERLQRPAYAEIAIALDDNDMDKLDRIMERKAGKVPVLSQIEVNRQLDRLAAAQTQAFETQELARTDDSLQQTLQDALLFNAQAIEPRASYQRQNPLEFYEYSLAGGARLWDGYALNLRGVFRDQRSTDRTALDNVPGSDRRAELALTYRDTQKLWLLGVGRRDGLQSFTTARLTGAWNLEDRVSFTGRLGYNQQADESAQLRVGGMKDLVELGATWRLGLREFIRGRIEYDRFYGQDRSSLGHGMVYDVEAGYRIRTQYPDYTVRIVGTRGIYNTNGGALTPTMQRLVPAGGDATPAFYMPQNFTQAGVLFGFGTELLDDYTRKWRPFLDVGALYDSRAGHNFRGQLGMAGSVFGNDHMSMYVLHETASRNGGTPLTEVGLRYRWLY; from the coding sequence ATGTCCAGCAACAAGTCGAAGTCCGCTGCGGCGCCTGAGCGCGAGCGGCTGTTGCCGCCGGCGCTGGTTCTGACCTTTACCGCGATCGTGGGGGTTGGGCTGGCGCTGATGTTCCCGCGCGAGACCCTGCGTGAGCGCCTGCTTGGTCAGGGGCGGGCCGTCGATGGCCTGACCGTGGCCTATCTCGAGGCGTGGTCGCGTGTGGCGCCCAACGATACGAACTTCATGAGCGTGCTGGCCGAACAGTACGCCCGTAGTGGTCGGCTGGATGATGCCGAAACGATGCTCGAACGCATGTTGGCGGTGAAGGGCCAGGACCTGACGGGCCAGATCCTGCGCACGCGCATCGAGATCACGCAGCAGCGCGCCTATGCGGCCCAGCCGGATTCTGCCGAGCGCGCGGAGCGTCTGGCGATGATGGACGGCCTGCTCAAGGACGCCACCACCCCGGAGATGCTGCGTGCCTGGTCGGTGGCCGACCTGCAGACGCTGGCCACGCAGTCGCGCCAGGTCGGCAATGCGGCTGCGGCCGTGAAGCTCTTCCGCGAACTCAGCGTGCGCGACCCGGCCAACGTGGATTTCTATAATCGCCAGCTTGCCGGCATCGCCCTGGCGGGCGGCAACTATCGCGATTCCGCTCGCGCGTTGTTCGAGGCGCAGGCCCGCGCGAAGAATCTCTACGAGCAGCGCACGCTGTTCCTGCAGGCCCTGCAAACACTGCAGGCCGGCAACCTGCTCGATGAAGCGCTGGCCGAAGCCGAGCGCCACGGTGGAAAGCTGCTCGATGACGCCGAGGTACTGCGCTATCTGACCAGACTGGCGCTGGCGGCGAACAAGCCGGATATCGCGGCGAAGTATGTGGAGCGCCTGCTCAAGCTGTCGGCCAACCGGCCGACGAAGAGCACGCAGCTCGCACAGGCCGAACGGCAGCGGAACCTCCGCCGGGTCTCCGATACCGAGCCGTGGCTCGCGCGCGGCGTGGTGTTCCTCGACGGTCCGCACGGCCTTGCCTTGCGCGAACAGGTGGGCGAATTCGGCCTGCGTCGTGTGGCTGCGGAAGCGATCCCGGCGTCTGGCGTCGTGACGAAGCCGGCCACCCGCGACATCACGCAGGCTGAGGCCCAGGAGACGGCCAAGTCAGAAGTGGCCACGGCTGTCGCCAATGGCAAGACGTTCAATCCCGACGATTACGACCTGGCCTACCGCGTGTTCCTGGCTGCGGGCAAGCTCGATCAGGCCCAGCGCGTGGCGCAGACGGCCGTGGACAAGTTACCCAACGACGCCGTCTGGCGCGAGCGTCTGGCGCAGGTGGCCGAATGGAATCGCCAGCCAATGGTCGCGCTGCAAAGCTGGCTCAAGTATGCGCAGGAGACCAACGACGAACGCGCCTGGAACAACGTGATGCGGCTGGCGCCGGGCCTCAACGACGACCGCGCCTATCTGGCGGCGTTGCGGCATCGTGCGGCGGGCGGCGACCTGAAGACGATCGACGAGGTCGTCGCGGCCTACGAGCGGCTCGGCGAGCCGGAGGCCGGCATGGCATTCCTCGACGGGCTCGCCAACGGGCCGAACGGGCGTCAGGTGATGGAGCGCAATGCCGAACTGGCCGAGCGCGCCGGCAAGGACGACCGCGCGTTCGAGCTCTACGGCCAACTGGAGAAGCGCTTCGGCGCGCGCCCGCTCTACGCGCTCAAACGCGCCAACATACTGTTCGTGCGCGGCCGGCTGGATCAGGCGATGGACGCGATGCTGCCCGCGCGCGACAAGGCCGGCACGCAGGACCTGCTCTATTGGCGCACGTACACCCAGCTTGCTCGCCTGACGCAGCGGGACGATCTGCTCAAGGAGGGCTATCGCCAGATGATGATCTCAATGGCCAAGAGCCATGACGATCACTGCATGGCGATGCCGCCCGGTGCGGCCCGCAACGATTGCCTGGCCGAAGTTCGCGACACCGAGGACGATGATTTCGCGAACCTGATCGAGTACTACGATCGCTGGCCGATCGACGCCGGCCGCATCGCAGAGGCAGGCTGGCGCAAGAACGGCAAGCTCGATGAGCTTCAGTTGGCGATGTACTACTACACGCGCGCGCACGCTTATATCCGCATCGAGCAGATGCTGGCCAGCCTGACTCCCGAGCAGACGCGACAGGCCGAATCGTCGGCGGGCTTCCTGATGCGTCGCGCCGAGTACTGGCGCGCGACCGGTAACCACGAACGCGCGCTTGCCGATCTGCGTCATGCCATCGGGCAGGCCGATGCCGATAGCGAAACCTACGGCGCATTGCTGTGGGCACTCGTCGACATGGGTACCGACACCGAGGTGCGCGCGGTGATGCTGCGGCTGAAGCCAGAGGCGGAGAATGATCCGAGCCTCTGGGGCGCCTACGCGGCAGGCGCGATGCGCTTCCAGGACGGTCGCACCGCCTTGCACTTCCTGCGAAAGATGCAGCGTGGCAAGAGCGCCGATCCGCTCTGGCTCGGTGTGACCGCCGATGCCTGCGAGGCTATCGGCCAGACCGATCTGGCCTGGCGTATCCGCCGGGAGGCATGGGTCGAACTGCATCGTACGTGGGCCGTGGGTGGCGCGAAGTGGGCCGAGGAAAGCGCCGGCGACGAGTATGCCGATGAAGACGAAGAAGATGCGCAGGGCCGTCCGGCACGCTCGGATCTCCGTAGGCAGATGATCGCGCTTGGGCAGATCTTTGCCTCGGCCGATGTGTCGCGTGGACTCGTCGTCGAGATGCTGCGGCGCGATCGCGAAAGCGTCGCCGCGCGCCAGGCCGCGCCCAGCGATCCAAAATCGCCCTCGCAGCTCGGCAACGTGCCGGGTCTGTCCCCGCTCGAAGTGACGCCGCCGCCGGCGCTGGTGGAACGCGAACGGCGCAGACAGGCGCAGCTTACGGCCGCCAGTCGCGAGGTGGCGCTGGCCTGGGCGATGTCGTCGGAGTCGAACGAACTCGCGCGAGCCTGGCTGGCCCGTCAGTACGCCGAGCGGCTGCAGCGGCCCGCGTATGCCGAGATTGCGATTGCGCTCGACGACAACGACATGGACAAGCTCGACCGGATCATGGAGCGCAAGGCCGGGAAGGTGCCTGTGCTGAGCCAGATCGAGGTCAATCGCCAGCTCGACCGGCTTGCCGCCGCCCAGACCCAGGCGTTTGAAACGCAGGAGCTGGCGCGCACCGATGACTCGCTGCAGCAGACACTGCAGGACGCACTGTTGTTCAACGCCCAGGCAATCGAGCCGCGCGCGTCGTACCAGCGTCAGAATCCGCTGGAGTTCTACGAGTACAGCCTGGCCGGTGGTGCCCGGCTTTGGGACGGCTATGCGCTGAACCTGCGCGGCGTGTTCCGCGATCAACGCTCGACCGACCGTACTGCGCTCGACAACGTGCCTGGCAGCGACCGTCGCGCCGAATTGGCGTTGACCTACCGCGACACCCAGAAACTCTGGCTGCTGGGCGTGGGGCGTCGCGACGGCCTGCAGAGCTTCACCACGGCGCGGCTGACCGGCGCGTGGAACCTGGAGGATCGGGTCTCTTTCACTGGCCGGCTCGGCTACAACCAGCAGGCGGACGAATCGGCGCAACTACGTGTGGGCGGCATGAAGGACCTGGTCGAACTGGGCGCGACATGGCGGCTGGGGCTGCGCGAGTTCATTCGCGGACGGATCGAGTACGACCGTTTCTACGGGCAGGACCGCAGTTCGCTGGGGCACGGCATGGTCTACGACGTGGAGGCCGGCTATCGCATTCGCACGCAGTATCCCGACTACACGGTCCGCATCGTCGGCACGCGCGGCATTTACAACACCAACGGCGGCGCGCTGACGCCCACGATGCAGCGGCTGGTGCCGGCCGGTGGCGACGCGACGCCTGCGTTCTACATGCCGCAGAACTTCACGCAGGCAGGTGTGCTGTTCGGCTTTGGCACCGAACTGCTCGACGACTACACGCGCAAGTGGCGGCCCTTCCTGGACGTTGGGGCGCTCTACGACTCGCGCGCGGGGCACAACTTCCGCGGCCAGCTTGGCATGGCTGGCTCGGTGTTCGGCAACGACCACATGTCGATGTACGTGCTGCATGAAACCGCGTCCCGCAACGGCGGCACGCCGCTGACAGAAGTGGGTTTGCGATATCGCTGGCTCTACTGA
- a CDS encoding PelD GGDEF domain-containing protein, with protein MAKTVETRRQGQGIGLGGRYARWLAPAGGGAAAVIEMIVIMAAAMGITWLVLPQNPLLLGMGFPWAWLLPVILALRYGTLVGVGAVLMLLGGWFFFDEIGAHSGAFPRMFFMGGLLLVLVAGQFGDVWNTRLARARAVNRYLDERLAALTKNHYLLRISHARLENDLLARPTTLRDTLSQLRAVALQDAMNGGKSGPLAGAQPMLQVVAQACQVEGAALYACDGERVVPNAVASIGPAFEIDVNDPLVRHCLETRALAHLRSTGLQQDAQTRYVAVAPVLAGSDRLIGVLVVERMPFLSLTYENLQMLMVLMGYYADGVEHARATHGIQEMAPAIPYAFALDYARLSRLRHETGIQSSVVALVFDLDEARDALFEQVVRSRRALDVAWPVRNAHHRAMLTLMPLSDAQAVSAYLVRIEDMLRAQFGTDFSSAHIGVYTLSVPAEGAEEALMRLLHRCQLDGASTITAVQADGTRDASVASAGPARAG; from the coding sequence GTGGCCAAGACCGTGGAGACAAGGCGCCAGGGGCAGGGCATCGGCCTGGGCGGGCGCTACGCGCGCTGGCTGGCGCCCGCGGGTGGCGGTGCGGCAGCCGTGATCGAGATGATCGTGATCATGGCGGCGGCAATGGGCATCACCTGGCTAGTGCTGCCGCAGAACCCGCTGCTGCTGGGCATGGGCTTTCCATGGGCCTGGTTGCTGCCGGTGATTCTGGCGCTGCGCTATGGCACGTTGGTGGGCGTTGGCGCGGTGCTGATGCTGCTGGGCGGCTGGTTCTTTTTCGACGAGATCGGCGCGCACAGTGGCGCCTTCCCGCGCATGTTCTTCATGGGCGGGCTGCTGCTGGTGCTGGTGGCGGGGCAGTTCGGGGACGTGTGGAATACGCGCCTGGCGCGAGCGCGGGCCGTGAATCGCTATCTCGACGAACGGCTGGCCGCGCTGACGAAGAACCACTACCTGCTGCGCATCTCTCATGCCCGGCTCGAGAACGATCTGCTGGCGCGCCCGACGACGCTGCGCGACACGTTGTCGCAACTGCGCGCGGTGGCCCTGCAGGACGCGATGAACGGCGGCAAATCCGGTCCGCTGGCCGGCGCGCAGCCGATGCTCCAGGTCGTCGCGCAGGCCTGTCAGGTCGAGGGCGCGGCGCTCTATGCCTGCGATGGCGAGCGTGTCGTGCCGAACGCCGTGGCCAGCATCGGCCCGGCCTTCGAGATCGACGTCAACGATCCGCTCGTGCGGCATTGCCTCGAAACACGCGCGCTGGCGCATCTGCGTTCCACGGGGCTCCAGCAGGACGCGCAGACGCGTTACGTGGCCGTCGCGCCCGTGCTGGCGGGGTCGGACCGGTTGATTGGCGTGCTGGTCGTGGAACGGATGCCGTTCCTGTCGCTGACTTATGAAAACCTGCAGATGCTGATGGTGCTGATGGGCTACTACGCCGATGGCGTGGAACACGCCCGCGCCACGCACGGCATCCAGGAAATGGCGCCGGCTATTCCGTACGCGTTCGCACTCGACTACGCGCGGCTGTCGCGGCTGCGTCACGAGACGGGCATCCAAAGTTCGGTGGTGGCGCTGGTCTTCGACCTCGACGAAGCACGCGATGCGCTGTTCGAGCAGGTCGTGCGCAGCCGTCGTGCGCTCGATGTGGCCTGGCCGGTGCGCAACGCCCATCACCGGGCCATGCTGACGCTGATGCCACTGTCGGACGCCCAGGCGGTATCCGCCTATCTGGTGCGTATCGAGGACATGCTGCGCGCGCAGTTCGGCACCGATTTCTCGAGCGCGCATATTGGCGTCTACACGCTCTCGGTGCCCGCTGAGGGTGCGGAGGAGGCGCTGATGCGGCTGCTGCACCGCTGCCAGCTCGATGGGGCGTCCACGATCACGGCCGTGCAGGCCGATGGCACGCGCGACGCCAGCGTGGCGAGCGCCGGACCGGCACGGGCAGGCTGA
- a CDS encoding tetratricopeptide repeat protein: MGKLTFGGAAFQISALALLFSGGTGLPLLLGFLTLQGAAAALLGLVLWRLLPRRFRTPFVWSYGYLAAFCFFVPVGGILVCVGSLLFSKLFPRRGSNSGIASVALPEFVTHLIQRVTHGGGARLRAQLGNSRAPLPERMTALVAMQSMPTRTASPMLRELLADSTDDIRLLAYGMLDGAEKQLTQKILAELPRLESADSPQARGEINQRLADLYWELIYQNLVQGDVYRYTASQVERYASAALEIDGNIAALWYMRGRLALTRNAPAEAREFLARAEALGFARDRVLPLLAEAAYLERDYATVRRLMADFDSPSPLPLVRPLLRYWQS, translated from the coding sequence ATGGGCAAGCTGACCTTCGGAGGCGCTGCCTTCCAGATCTCCGCCCTGGCGCTGCTGTTCAGCGGCGGAACGGGGCTGCCGCTGTTGCTGGGCTTCCTGACGCTGCAAGGCGCGGCTGCGGCGCTGCTGGGGCTGGTGTTGTGGCGCCTGTTGCCGCGCCGCTTCCGGACACCGTTCGTGTGGAGCTACGGCTATCTGGCAGCGTTCTGCTTCTTCGTGCCGGTGGGTGGCATATTGGTGTGCGTGGGCAGCCTGTTGTTCTCGAAACTGTTCCCGCGCCGTGGCAGCAACAGCGGTATTGCATCGGTGGCGCTGCCCGAGTTCGTCACCCACCTGATCCAGCGTGTGACCCATGGCGGGGGCGCGCGGCTGCGCGCGCAACTCGGCAATTCGCGCGCGCCATTGCCCGAGCGCATGACCGCGCTGGTAGCCATGCAGTCGATGCCCACGCGAACGGCCAGCCCGATGCTGCGCGAACTGCTGGCCGACAGCACCGACGATATCCGGCTGCTGGCCTACGGCATGCTCGACGGCGCGGAAAAGCAGCTTACGCAGAAGATCCTGGCCGAGCTGCCCCGTCTGGAGTCGGCTGACAGCCCGCAGGCGCGCGGGGAGATCAACCAGCGGCTGGCTGACCTGTATTGGGAACTGATCTACCAGAACCTGGTGCAGGGCGATGTGTACCGCTACACGGCCAGCCAGGTGGAGCGCTACGCCAGCGCGGCACTGGAGATCGACGGCAACATCGCCGCGCTCTGGTACATGCGCGGCCGGCTGGCGCTGACGCGCAACGCGCCCGCCGAGGCGCGCGAGTTCCTGGCTCGTGCCGAAGCGCTCGGCTTCGCGCGTGATCGCGTGTTGCCGCTGCTTGCCGAGGCGGCTTACCTGGAACGCGACTATGCCACCGTGCGCCGCCTGATGGCGGATTTCGACAGTCCTTCGCCGCTCCCACTGGTGCGGCCCTTGCTGCGGTACTGGCAATCATGA
- the pelF gene encoding GT4 family glycosyltransferase PelF, producing MSEILVKGTSADVMLLLEGTFPYVSGGVSSWVNQMIRAFPDIRFGIVFIGSRRQDYGEMAYALPDNVVHLETHFLYDFAPPPMVHGTKGDAHAFDRSDELHEMLRQRGREVEAGDLIRELMPALGEGGALSEDAFLYSKRAWDTITDQYRRYCTDPSFTDYFWTVRIMHKPLWQLVRIVDGLIPAKVYHTVSTGYAGFLGAMLRHRTGRPLLVSEHGIYTKERKIDLFQSQWIRDNRNIFERDISQISYFRELWVRFFETLGRVCYEAGDEITALYEGNRSRQVLDGAPAERTHNIPNGINLPRLSALRERRAPGVPPVLCLIGRVVPIKDIKTFIRAMLTVVREYPDAEGWIAGPEDEDPDYATECRSLAESLGLGGKVKFLGFQKIDELLPKVGVLVLSSISEALPLVVLEGFAAGVPCVTTDVGSCSQLVFGLPGEDAALGTAGDVVRIADPAALADAALKLIKEPARWQAAQAAGIARVERYYTQEQMVGSYRTLYASMMAMPDNTHHARGGASPAKCPVHGGGR from the coding sequence ATGAGCGAGATTCTGGTCAAGGGAACGTCCGCGGACGTCATGCTGCTTCTGGAAGGCACGTTTCCTTATGTGAGTGGTGGGGTGTCGAGCTGGGTCAATCAGATGATCCGTGCCTTCCCCGATATCCGGTTCGGCATCGTCTTCATCGGCAGCCGCCGACAGGACTATGGCGAGATGGCCTACGCGCTACCGGACAATGTGGTGCATCTGGAAACGCATTTCCTTTACGACTTCGCGCCGCCGCCGATGGTGCATGGCACGAAGGGCGATGCGCACGCCTTCGACCGCTCGGACGAACTGCACGAAATGCTGCGTCAGCGCGGCAGGGAGGTGGAGGCGGGGGATCTGATTCGCGAACTGATGCCAGCGCTGGGCGAGGGCGGCGCGCTGTCCGAGGATGCGTTCCTCTACAGCAAGCGGGCGTGGGACACGATCACCGATCAGTACCGACGGTACTGCACCGATCCGTCGTTCACGGACTATTTCTGGACTGTCCGGATCATGCACAAGCCGCTGTGGCAGCTCGTGCGGATCGTGGACGGGCTGATTCCCGCCAAGGTCTATCACACGGTTTCCACCGGATACGCGGGATTCCTCGGTGCGATGCTGCGGCATCGCACTGGGCGCCCGCTGCTGGTCTCGGAGCACGGCATCTATACGAAGGAACGGAAGATCGACCTGTTCCAGAGCCAGTGGATCCGTGATAACCGGAACATCTTCGAGCGCGACATTTCTCAGATTAGCTACTTCCGCGAGCTCTGGGTGCGCTTCTTCGAGACGTTGGGTCGCGTCTGCTATGAAGCCGGTGACGAGATCACGGCGCTGTACGAAGGCAACCGCAGCCGCCAGGTGCTGGATGGCGCGCCGGCCGAGCGCACGCACAATATCCCGAATGGCATCAACCTGCCGCGCCTTTCCGCGCTGCGCGAGCGGCGCGCGCCGGGTGTGCCGCCGGTGCTGTGCCTGATTGGCCGGGTGGTGCCCATCAAGGACATCAAGACGTTCATTCGCGCGATGCTGACCGTGGTGCGGGAGTATCCCGATGCCGAAGGATGGATTGCCGGTCCCGAGGATGAGGATCCGGATTACGCGACTGAGTGTCGCAGCCTGGCCGAAAGCCTCGGGCTGGGCGGCAAGGTGAAATTTCTCGGCTTCCAGAAAATCGACGAACTGCTGCCGAAAGTCGGCGTGCTGGTGCTGAGTTCGATTTCCGAGGCGTTGCCGCTGGTGGTGCTCGAAGGGTTCGCGGCGGGTGTGCCGTGCGTGACGACCGACGTCGGCTCGTGCAGCCAGCTCGTCTTCGGGCTGCCCGGCGAGGACGCGGCGCTGGGGACCGCGGGCGACGTGGTGCGCATCGCGGACCCGGCGGCGCTGGCCGATGCGGCGCTGAAACTGATCAAGGAGCCCGCGCGATGGCAGGCGGCCCAGGCCGCCGGCATCGCGCGGGTGGAACGCTACTACACGCAGGAACAGATGGTGGGCAGCTATCGCACGCTCTATGCATCGATGATGGCGATGCCGGACAACACGCATCACGCACGCGGCGGGGCAAGCCCGGCAAAGTGCCCGGTGCACGGGGGAGGGCGCTGA
- the pelG gene encoding exopolysaccharide Pel transporter PelG produces MAGIGFELRKMLRRDSLSGLIGAYAYAGVISSGPWVLSIVGILLIGLLSVGFVIPGMLITQFQVSVTYLIACSLILTGPMQLSFTRFTSDRLFERRDDLVLSNYHAVALLATMLAGLIGLACAFWAFPEQSVLYRLLMIAGFVIMSNIWIAAIFLSGMKQYKAIVWTFLIGYAITVLAALAMRKSGLEGLLGGFVVGQLCLLVGMITLIYRNYTSRRFMSFEVFQKRYAYPSLIAIGLFYNLGIWLDKFMFWYAPSTGQQMIGPLHASIIYDIPVFLAYLAIIPGMAVFLVRIETDFVEYYDAFYNAVRGGSSLEHIEDMRNTMVQTIRLGLYEIVKVQAIASLVLFVVGGWVLRLLGISELYLPLLYVDVIGASLQVVLLGVLNIYFYLDRRREVLMLTGTFVVLNFVLTRLTLELGPAWYGYGFAVSLLIVVALALYLLDRKLDRLEYETYMLQ; encoded by the coding sequence ATGGCCGGCATCGGATTCGAACTGCGCAAGATGCTGCGGCGGGACAGCCTTTCGGGGCTGATCGGCGCCTATGCCTATGCCGGGGTGATCAGCTCCGGTCCGTGGGTGCTGTCGATCGTCGGCATCCTGCTGATTGGCCTGCTGTCGGTCGGTTTCGTGATTCCGGGCATGCTGATCACGCAGTTCCAGGTCTCGGTGACGTACCTGATCGCGTGCAGCCTGATACTGACCGGGCCGATGCAGCTCTCGTTCACGCGCTTCACCTCGGACCGGCTGTTCGAGCGTCGCGATGATCTGGTGCTGTCGAACTATCACGCGGTGGCGTTGCTGGCCACGATGCTGGCAGGGCTGATCGGGCTGGCGTGTGCGTTCTGGGCCTTTCCGGAGCAGTCGGTGCTGTACCGGCTGTTGATGATCGCGGGCTTCGTGATCATGAGCAACATCTGGATCGCGGCGATCTTCCTGTCCGGCATGAAGCAGTACAAGGCCATCGTGTGGACCTTCCTGATCGGCTATGCCATCACCGTGCTGGCGGCGCTGGCAATGCGCAAGAGCGGGCTCGAAGGGCTGCTCGGCGGCTTTGTGGTCGGCCAGCTATGCCTGCTGGTGGGCATGATCACGCTGATCTACCGGAACTACACCAGCCGCCGCTTCATGTCGTTCGAAGTCTTCCAGAAGCGCTACGCGTATCCGAGCCTGATCGCCATCGGCCTCTTTTACAACCTTGGCATCTGGCTCGACAAGTTCATGTTCTGGTATGCGCCGTCCACCGGCCAGCAGATGATCGGGCCGCTCCATGCGTCGATCATCTACGACATTCCGGTGTTCCTGGCCTATCTGGCGATCATTCCGGGCATGGCCGTGTTCCTGGTGCGGATCGAGACGGACTTTGTCGAGTATTACGACGCGTTCTACAACGCGGTGCGCGGCGGCAGCTCGCTGGAGCATATCGAGGACATGCGCAACACGATGGTCCAAACCATCCGCCTGGGCCTGTACGAGATCGTCAAGGTGCAAGCCATCGCGTCGCTGGTGCTGTTCGTGGTGGGCGGATGGGTGCTGCGACTGCTCGGGATTTCTGAGCTGTATCTGCCGCTGCTCTACGTGGACGTGATCGGCGCCAGCCTGCAGGTGGTGCTGCTGGGCGTGCTGAACATCTACTTCTACCTGGATCGCCGCCGCGAGGTGCTGATGCTGACCGGCACGTTCGTCGTGCTGAATTTCGTGCTGACGCGCCTCACGCTCGAGCTTGGGCCGGCCTGGTATGGCTATGGCTTCGCGGTATCGCTGCTGATCGTCGTAGCACTTGCGTTATATCTTCTCGATCGTAAACTTGACCGTCTCGAGTACGAAACCTATATGCTCCAATAA